One Paroedura picta isolate Pp20150507F chromosome 16, Ppicta_v3.0, whole genome shotgun sequence genomic region harbors:
- the CALCOCO2 gene encoding calcium-binding and coiled-coil domain-containing protein 2: protein MEGLSSSTSDDPPTSTVLLDSYHFSQVIFTNMEKFYIPGADVTCHYNLSEHITPRKKDWMGIFKVGWKTTREYYTFMWAPLPSSTDNAERQQVLFKAYYLPKDDEYYQFCYVDQDGIVRGASVPFQFRVASEDDMLVVTTQGEVEEIEQQNKSLFQENQKLKDTLTNLQKQNEDLQEQIEKAQGTAKELEDKVHLLQSGTMELQRAQALQALEVSSAQKELAVVKESNSKLQEENQDLKRRLEALKSDTDALRSEVKQAQEEITCLEVQNSDKEAELHQMSAEKEKLENKLKATLVCVDQLQSQVQKEHKEVEKFQNGDCAQARLLERLKEENKQLHVNLLRQKNYSNLEKELEEKALLLQTLQKEKDKIEIESQRLKQENRDLMAHFPEVLEDVPAGALPRPSENTALVFGNPYSGTPERPNPDLVSLNKCPICDEIFLPDLFEQYRDHVQSHTLDCPYCGEVFYASCKQVYDDHVYCHGLDITAADGRNNP from the exons ATGGAAGGTTTGTCATCCAGTACCTCAGATGACCCTCCAACCTCCACAGTCCTGTTGGACAGCTACCACTTCTCTCAAGTCATCTTTACAAACATGGAGAAGTTCTACATCCCCGGAGCAGATGTCACGTGCCACTACAACCTCTCCGAACACATCACTCCTCGTAAGAAAGACTGGATGGGCATTTTCAAG GTAGGATGGAAGACGACGCGTGAGTATTATACGTTCATGTGGGCGCCTTTGCCGAGCAGCACCGACAATGCTGAACGTCAACAAGTCTTGTTTAAAG CTTACTACTTGCCAAAGGATGACGAATATTATCAGTTCTGCTACGTCGACCAGGATGGGATAGTCCGCGGAGCCAGTGTCCCCTTTCAGTTCCGTGTAGCATCCGAGGATGACATGCTGGTGGTCACGACACAG GGAGAAGTGgaggagattgagcagcaaaataaatctttgtttcaaGAAAACCAGAAACTGAAGGATACTTTAACAAATCTCCAAAAGCAGAATGAAGACTTACAGGAGCAGATTGAGAAAGCGCAA GGTACAGCGAAAGAGCTGGAAGATAAAGTCCATTTGTTGCAGAGTGGAACCATGGAGCTTCAGAGAGCTCAGGCTCTCCAGGCCTTAGAGGTCAGCTCGGCTCAAAAGGAACTGGCCGTCGTTAAAGAAAGTAACAGCAAACTGCAGGAGGAAAACCAG GATCTTAAAAGAAGATTGGAGGCTTTAAAGAGTGACACTGATGCCCTCCGTTCAGAAGTAAAACAAGCCCAAGAGGAGATCACATGTCTGGAAGTCCAGAACAGTGACAAGGAGGCAGAACTACACCA GATGTCGGCTGAAAAGGAGAAGTTGGAAAACAAGTTGAAAGCGACCTTGGTTTGTGTGGATCAGCTTCAG TCCCAAGTGCAAAAAGAACACAAGGAAGTAGAAAAGTTCCAAAATGGAGATTGTGCTCAAGCCAGGCTCCTGGAGCGGctgaaagaagaaaacaagcaGTTACATGTCAACTTGCTTAGACAG AAAAATTACAGCAATTTGGAAAAGGaactggaggagaaggcactcttGCTTCAGACCCTGCAGAAGGAAAAGGACAAAATTGAAATAGAGTCTCAG AGATTAAAGCAGGAGAACAGGGATCTGATGGCACACTTCCCGGAAGTCCTGGAGGATGTGCCTGCGGGGGCCCTCCCTCGGCCATCTGAAAATACTGCTCTTGTGTTCGGGAACCCGTATTCTG GCACCCCAGAGCGCCCTAATCCAGATTTG GTCTCCCTGAACAAATGTCCAATATGCGATGAAATCTTTCTTCCTGACCTCTTCGAGCAGTATCGGGACCACGTGCAAAGCCACACACTGGACTGCCCATATTGTGGGGAGGTCTTTTACGCATCTTGCAAGCAAGTGTATGACGACCACGTCTACTGCCATGGCTTAGACATAACTGCAGCCGACGGACGGAATAATCCATAA